The genomic segment AATCGATATACAGGTCGTATTCGATGGCGGACGAGAGTGTGCCGGCTTTTCGAAACGTTTTATGCAGCGAAGCGCTCATCTGGTCGTGAAGCCGGTTGGACAGATCGGGCACCCCGTTGGTCAGCAGCATGATGCGATAAAATTCGGCGTGTTTTTTGATATGCCTGACCGAACTGCGAATCGTCCGGTAGAGCTCGTCGGACGAAGCGAACCCCTGCGCATCTCCGGGGCTGGCCTCGATGATGTCGCCATACTCGGAAAGCACGTCGTCGACGATCTCGTTGAGCAGTTCTTCTTTTGTGGAAAAGTGATCGTAGAAAGTCACTCTGTTGATGCTGGCCGCCCTCGCGATTTCGTTCGTCTTGATCAGGCTGAACGGCTTCTCCGACAACAGCTGCAGCAGCGCAGCTTTAAGCGCTTTGCGGGACCGGACGACCCTTGTATCGGACTCGTGCGCACGCGCCATCCGCATCGATTTCCCCTTTCGCGCGAGTGCGATATTTCCTTTTTTGCGGTTAGACTACACATTCGGGCAAAGTGTACGCCGTGAGCCTGTCCCGTTCGTTATTATTATAGGCGACACGATGTCGCCAAACAACATAGCCTACAATACACTTTCCGGAGGATGATTCGAATGAAGCTGCAGGACAAGTCAGTCGTCATAACGGGCGCCGCCTCGGGCATGGGCAAAGCGATGGCCTTGCTGTTCGCCCAAGAAGGCGCGAAGGTCGTCGTCGCCGACATCAACGCTGCGGCCGTCGACGCGGTCGTCGCCGAGATCGCGTCGACAGGCGGTCAGGCCAAAGGCGTCGTTGCCAACGTTTCCAAGGAAGATGACGTATCACGAATGATCGATACGGCCGTCGAGAGCTTCGGAAGCCTTGACGTTCTTGTCAACAATGCAGGCATCATGGACGGCATGATGTCCGCCGAAGCGGTTACCGACGAGATGTGGACGCGCGTGATGGACATCAACGTGACGGGCCCGCTGAGGGCGATTCGCAAAGCGCTGCCGATCATGAAGGCGCAGGGCAAAGGCGTCATCATCAACACCGCTTCCGTAGGCGGTCTGTTCGGCTCCCGCGCAGGCGCCGCGTATACGGCCTCCAAGCATGCCGTCATCGGCCTGACCAAAAATGTCGGCTTCCAATACGGCAAGCTCGGCATTCGCTGCAACGCGATCGCGCCAGGCGCCGTCGCGACGAATATCGGCATCGGCGGCTCGCAGCCCGATCCGTTCGGTCTCGAGCAAGCGATGGCCGGCATGGCGCTCCAGCGTACTGACGTCGGCGATCCGGCGGCGATCGCCTCAGTCGCGCTGTTTCTGGCCTCGGAAGACTCGGCGTTCGTCAACGGCACCGTCGTGACGGCGGACGGAGGATGGTCAGCTTACTGATTTTTGAACTTGCTGACGCTTCTGCTTATTATGAAGGCGTGAAAAGACGCTTTCTTCCCGCGCATGCCGGAAGGAAGCGTCTTTCCTTTGCTTTAATTCCCCGACGAATGGTCCGCAATCGATTCGATCGCCAGCTTCGTCTTTAAATAGGCGTCGTCGGCCGAAACGGCCTGGACCGTTAAGTTGCGGACGCCGGGTTCGAGCGCGGACGCCGACGAATGCGCGTACAGCGGATCGTAATAATGCGCAAGCAGCAGCTCGACCGCCGGCGCATAGCGCCCGGTTCTGAGGCAGCCGTCGATCTCTGCCGCGACAGGCGTATGGATGCGCTCGCGAATGCGGGAGAATGCATCGATACAGTCTTGCTCGTGCTTCCAAGGTTCATAATCGCGCAGGATTTGCGCGGCGCGGACCTCAACCGGAAGCTCAAGCGTAATTTGATAGCCGCGCGAGCGAGAGCTGTACAGCACGTCGGGAACGACGATCTTGCCGATCCGCTTGCTCTCGGCCTCGAAGAGAACGAATTGCTCGTCGCGGTATTCGAGCAGCGCATCGAGCAGCAGCGAATCGAACGTCTTCTGATTGTTCGGCCGCAGACCGATTCCGCCGAAGATCGAACCACGATGGCCCGCCATGCCCTCCAGATCAATGACGGGCCGGCCCTCCTGCTTAAGCCGCATCAGTATTTGCGTTTTACCCGAGCCGGTCGAACCCTGCAGGACGATAGGCGTCGGCGAGAAAGCGAGCGTCTCTAGCTGCTCGGTCACCCAACGGCGATAGGCGCGATAGCCGCCGGCGAGTCGCTGGCTGTAGATTCCCATGAGCGACAGTACGGTGGCCGTCGTCTTGCTGCGCATGCCGCCCCGCCAGCAGAATACGACTTTATCGCCCGGAATCGCGGAAAATTGTTTGATAAATGCAGGAAGCTTGGCCGAAACGAGCTCGAGCCCCCGTTCCTTGGCCGCGTCCGTGCCGACCTGCGTATAAATCGTGCCGACCTCCGCCCGTTCCGCGTCATCGAACAAAGGGATGTTGACGCTGCCTGGAATGGTGGCATTCGAAAATTCGCCTGGCGAGCGGACGTCGATCAGCGTGACGGGTTTGTCATGCCGCTTTTCGGAAAGCTCGGTCCATGGAATATCAGTGAACACGCTGTCACGCTCCTCCGTCAGACAACCATGATATGCCCAGGATGCTCGGCGACCGCCTCGCCGACGATGCTTGCTTCAACGCCGGCTGCGACCATCGCTTCGAGCAGCGCGTCCGCTTGATCGCCCGCCACGGCGATGAGCAAGCCGCCCGAGGTGACGGCGTCGCAGAGAACGAAGCGATCGGTTTGGTCCATCGCTTCGGGGAACGTAACGTGCGGCGACACATGCTCGAAATTCTTTTTCGTGCCGCCAGGCACGAGCCCGCTCTCCGCAAGCTCGCGCGCGCGAGGCAGGACCGGCACGTCGGCTTGACGGATCCGGATGCCGACACCGCTTCCTTTGGCCATCTCGAGCGCATGTCCAAGCAGCCCGAAGCCGGTAACGTCGGTGCAAGCGTCCACCGTATAAGCTGCCATCGTTTCGGCGGCTGTTTTGTTCAGCGTAGCCATCACTTGCGTCACCCGGGCAATCTCGCTTTCGCTCAGCCGATCGTTTTTGATCGACGTCGTGAGAATGCCGACGCCGATGGGCTTGGTCAACATCAGTTTGTTACCCGGTTTTGCGCCTGCATTCGTTTTCACGCGGTCCGGATGGATAATGCCGGTAACGGCGAGTCCGAACTTCGGCTCTTTGTCATCGATCGAATGACCGCCAACGAGCGTCGCCCCCGCTTCGCGAACTTTGTCTCCAGCGCCGCGCAGGATTTCGGCCAGTATTTGCTTGTCCAGCGTGTTGATCGGGAATGCAACGATATTTAATGCCGTTAATGGATTGCCGCCCATGGCGTAAATGTCGCTGATGGCATTGGCCGCGGCGATCTGGCCGAATGCATAGGGGTCGTCCACAATCGGCGTAAAAAAGTCGACGGTCTGCACGATCGCCAGTTCGTCGTTCAACTTGTATACGCCCGCGTCGTCGCTCGTATCGATACCGACCAGCAGATTAGGATCCAACGGCGCCGCCGGCAAGCTCCGGATCACCTCGGACAGATCGCCGGGGCCGATCTTGCAGCCGCAGCCTCCCTTGCTCGACAGCGAAGTCAATTTGATTTTTTCGTTTGCGCTCATCGTTCGAATCTCCTCCTGCGTTCAGTGACATTAAATACACACTTCCTTGAAGTCGTAAGCGGCTTCGATATTCGGGAATATCGCGCCGGCCTGGCCGATCAGCGCTTCGACGTCCTCGTCGGCGTATCGCGCGCTGATATGGCTGACGATCAGCCGCTTGGCCCCGGCCTGCGCGGCAGTCTCCGCCGCTTGGAGAAACGTCGAATGCCCGTACAGTGCCGCCTTCTCCTCCAGTCCGATGCCGAACGTTGCTTCATGGACGAGCACGTCTGCATGTTGGGCCAAAGTGGCAGCGCGCTCGCATTTGACCGTATCGCCTAATATCGTCACGATCCGTCCGTTGACGCATGGACCGACGGCCATGGACGCCCGGATGACGGAGCCATCCTGCAAAACGATGTCTTCGCCGCGCTTAAGCTTGCCGTACAGCGGCCCGGGCGGGACGCCGCGGCTCGTCAGATAAGCCAGATCAAGCTGGCCTGATCGCGGATGCTCCTCGATCCGATAACCGAAGCTGCGGACGCGATGCGTCAGCTCGCCGGCTTCGATCCTGAAGCGTCCGTCGTCGAACGCTTCTCCGTCTCCGTCAATCTCATGAATGCCGAGCTCGTAGTTCAAATGCGCTTCGCTGTAAAGCAGCACGCTCTCCACATACGCCCGCAGTCCGGGCGGTCCGTACAGCTCCAGCTTGTCCGCGCCTTCATAATACGTTCGGCTGCTTAAAATGCCGGGCAAGCCGTATAAATGATCGCCATGCATATGCGTGATAAAAATCCGGTTCAGCTTGCCGAGCTTGAGCTTGGATTTCAACAGCTGATGCTGCGTGCCCTCGCCGGCGTCAAACAGCCAAAATCGGTTTTGATCCTCGGGGAAAACGAGCGCGATCGACGATACGTTGCGACGCGCCGTCGGCCGGCCCGCGCTCGTGCCTAAAAATAACAGCTTCATGAACCGCACCTCGCTTGGTTTCGCCGGCGTCGGCAGGAATACGCTTTAGGATGCCAAATGACCGGGGCATAAATCCAATCCCCTCCTTGCGCGTTGGCCCTTTGCCATTTTCGGTTTGTTTATGTCGGATTCTGAGCAGACTCACAAGAACCGGCAACGGACTCGTCCAGGCCCGCATACATTTTGTGGAGCAGCGCATGCAGCGTATCGATCTCGCCAGCTGTCAAATGGGCGGTCAACAACCGATTGTAATCGTCCAATATCGCTTGCAGGGTCGGCTCGAAAGCGTTGGCAAGCTCGGTCGGGTATAGCCTGTACGAACGGCGGTCGTCCTCGTCCACCTTCCGGCTCACATACCCGGCTTCCTCAAGCTGCCGGATACAGCGTGTCGTCGTCGCCTTATCGAACTTCACTACGCTCGTCAGCTTATCCTGATTCATGCCCGGCGTCGTCAGGATCGCCTTTAGGTAACTGTGCTGCCCTCCGCTTCCGATGCCGTGCGGCTTCAGTTTTTCGGCCAGCTCCCGCTGTGCGATGCGGTTGATGAATGACATGAGCTTGCCCACCGTGTAAGGTCTCATGTCGGTCCTCCTTTTGGCGATGCAATCGAATATTTCTAGCTTAGCGCAATTAAGTTGCTGCCGCAACTAAAGTGAGTTAAACTAGGCTTGCGCAATTAGTTGCACTAGCAACCATAAGCTGGTTTCGAAAAAAGGAAGGTTGACATGCGATGACTTACCAGGACGATCCGATCATCCAGAAAAACCGTTGGCTCATTCTCATCATACTCAATTTGTTCACGTTCATGGCTACATTGGACGGCAGCATCGTCAATATTGCGCTTCCCGTCGTCTCCCGCGAGCTCCAGCTCCCCGTTGCGCAGACTGAATGGATCGTCACGGCCTATCTGATGACGATCTGCGCAGCCATTCTGTTTTTCGGAAAGCTCGGGGACATCATCGGCAAAATCAAAATATTCCGGCTGGGCATGATGATCTTTACGGCCGGTTCGCTATTGTGCGGCCTCAGCGACAGCTTGCCGGCGATCATCGCTTCGCGGCTCGTTCAAGCGCTGGGCGCGTCCATGACGATGGCGAACAGCCAGGGCATCGTAACGGACATCTTCCCCGGCAGCGAGCGAGGCAGGGCGTTAGGGCTGACCGGTACCTTCGTTTCCCTCGGCATTATCGCCGGTCCGAGCCTTGGCGGCCTCATTTTATCCGGACTCGGCTGGGAATATATTTTTTAGGTCAACGTTCCTGTCGGCCTTGCCGCACTGGCGATCGGGTGGCGGAAGCTTCCCCCCGACCTCACCAAGCTCAAAGTCAAGATCGATACAGTCGGCAGCGCGATGTTTACCCTCTTTATCTTGCTGCTGTTCGCCGGACTTCTGCTCGGGCAACAGTATGGGTACGGCAAACCATGGATCGTAGGTTCGCTAGCCGCAGCGTTGATCGTATTCGCTTTTTTTATCCGCTTCGAGAAAAGAACCGTTTCGCCGCTTCTGCAGCTGTCGATGTTTCGCAATCCGCTGTTTTCGTTAAGCATTGCTTGCGGTTTCCTCGTGTTCGTCTCCAATGCCTGCTTCAACATTATTGCTCCTTTTTACGTACAGGACATTCTAGGCCTGACGCCTTCCCAAGCAGGCTTGCTCATGATGCTGTTCCCGATCGTCATGGTCGTCGTCGCGCCGCTCAGCGGTGCCCTATCCGACAAGATCGGTTCCGAGCTGCTTACGTTTATTGGTCTTATCGTACTCATTGTCGCTCAACTAGGCATGGCCAGTCTCGACGATAGCAGTTCTGTAGCGCTTGCCGGCACCTGGATGGCGCTCCTAGGTCTCGGCAGCGGACTCTTCCAGTCGCCGAACAATTCGCTTGTCATGTCCAGGGTACCGAAGACGCAGCTCGGCATAGCCGGCAGCATTAATGCGCTCATACGCAACATCGGCATGGTCGCAGGCATCACGCTGGCGACAACGACGCTTTTCGGCGTCATGAGCGCAAGAGCCGGCAGTCGAATTAATGACTTCAACTCAGTGAGCCCCGATCTGTTCCTTGCCGGCATGCACGTCGTATTTCTGACGGCGGCGGCGATCTGCCTGGCAGGCGCCTTGTTGACCGGGTGGCGGCTCTGGTCCGCCAGGCGAAGTGCCCGCACGAAGCCGTTGAACGCATAATTCAAAGGGCTGTTTAGTATTTGGAGCGGACGCTTGCCTTGAGCCAATACGGCCCGCTAATGACCGCGCGCCCATGCGGTGATCGAACGGACAAATAAAACGACTGCGACCGCTCCCCGCCGATTGTCCTGTAGGCGATTTTCGTGAGGGCGCTAGAAAAGCACGATTCAAGCGACCACTCGACGACTTCCCCGGTCGGGCCGCCTTTGCGAAGAAGAATCTCAAGCTCGCCCATATCCCATGCGCCTGAATTGTCCCATCCAATTTCGATCCCGACCTTGATCTCGTCCGTCGATACAATATCCGTCAACTGTACCGCAGTCAAAACGACCTCATCCTGTACGGCAAATCGAGAAAAACTGTCTCTGGGCGCGCCGGTCTCTACGCAATGCTTCATCGCGATCCTCTCCAATAACTTAATAGCCGATCCTTTCAAAATATGTTTACGGCAAGTGTTTGGACATGGTCATGAGGGAGCGTCTGCTTTAGAAGCGGCGTTCTCACCCCTCTCTTTATCCATACCGTCCTGTCCGATTCGGCATTCATTGTAAGAAGAGGTCAGCGATTCAAAGGAGGAATCGGCATGCGGCTAGCCGAGATCAAGGGAGAATATGACGGGATTTTCAGTCTCGGTTGGCTGTGCCTCACAGCGATTCAGCTGGAGCGCAACGGACTGAGGCCATTTGCGGGGCCGCTCGATTGGGTCGCTTCCTACACGCTTCCGGATATCAGCCGTTTTCTGCGCAACCGCTGCGAGAGCTTCATGGATCGGGAGCATTTAAAGTTTGAAAACACGTTCGGCGGCACCCACCATCTCATCAGGGAGTCATTCTACAATGTGATATCCAACCACGACTTCTTCGCGCACCAGAACGATCCCTATAACCTAGAGATGTACGCTTATGTCAAGTCGAAGTACGACCATCTGCGAGCCAGGTTTTTGGAGCGGGCCGTCAACGGTAAACGCCTGCTTTTCGTAAGATGCGGGGGCACATTTGAAGAGGTCAAAGAACTGCGGGATACGCTGGACGATTTTGTCGCACACAATTACAATTTGCTTCATGTGAGCGAGACCGGCACGGCATCGCTAATAGAGACCGATTGGCCTCTCGAACGAGTTTGTTCGGTGGAGCTGCCGGGAGACCGCGAAGCCGTATGGAACGGCAATGACGGTTATTGGAGCCACATGCTGAGCGGAATCCGGTATCGTGAACCGGTTTAAACTAAAATAAGAGCATGGCGCATCTATCGCCATGCTCTCGATCTTTAGATTCCAATGCCGCCAGCGGCATCCTTGGTTGTCTCGTCCAACGAGGAAGCTGCCCTACGAATCGAGTTGTATGTCTGCCATACCCCATAGCTCGCTAGCAACATGAATGCCGGCATCAAATCAAGTCGATAGCGTGTCTGGATCTCGATCGCTAGGTGAGCGCCTGCGTATATAAGCAACAACAGGATATACAGCAGAGGTCCTCTATACATGCCAGCTCTCCATAATGCAAGCAACGCAAACAACGCAAACCCGCAAAACACGACATACTGCGGTCTTTCGGCCATGCTCAGAGATCGCTCTAGTTGGTAACGGCCCGTTCCGTCTAGGCTCCAGTAGGCGGACGAATCTCCGCTCCCCCACATTAGCGCTAGCTTCCTGCCCATCAAAAACAACACTTCCGTTTTGTTTTCAAGCCGCTCCTTGATCCGCAAAAGCTCCGCTTCATGCCTCTCCTCGCCGAACGCAAAACTGTTTGCATATTGCGCGTCCTCTATGTTCCATCCGCCGTTCGTCTTTGCATTCAGACCAACCATGAACTTCCAATACTTATCTCCGTCAGACAACGCTTGCTGCGTAACTCCCGCGTTCTGTAGCGACGTACTGGCAGCCCATTGAATGACGGCATAAATTCCGATCATGGCTAGCAGCATCCCTGCTTGCCTCCAGGCTTTTCGACGTCTTCCCTCGCGCAGCTTTTTCCACACTTCCAGCAAGGCGAACAGAACGATGCCCGATAAATAAACCACGCCTATCGGTCGAATCAGTTGACCAAGACCGATAGCGAGCCCAGCCCACAACCACGACAGCAGCGAACCCCTGCGCTTCAGCATCAACGAGCATCCAAGGAAAAACAAAAATACGGACAAATGTTGATTCGTTAGCACCGAGCACATCAAAATGTTCGGTAAATAAAACGCGTAGAAGCACGACGCTATTCTCCCACAGGTCTCATTAAACAATCGTGCGCCAGTAAAATACAAGATTACCGCGGTTCCCATATTAAAAATGGCGCCAATGACCTTCAAT from the Cohnella hashimotonis genome contains:
- a CDS encoding TetR/AcrR family transcriptional regulator, whose product is MRMARAHESDTRVVRSRKALKAALLQLLSEKPFSLIKTNEIARAASINRVTFYDHFSTKEELLNEIVDDVLSEYGDIIEASPGDAQGFASSDELYRTIRSSVRHIKKHAEFYRIMLLTNGVPDLSNRLHDQMSASLHKTFRKAGTLSSAIEYDLYIDWIIGGAIGIYKNWLQNGLRQTEEEIAKQMLIITTASSHGLDQSRMR
- a CDS encoding glucose 1-dehydrogenase gives rise to the protein MKLQDKSVVITGAASGMGKAMALLFAQEGAKVVVADINAAAVDAVVAEIASTGGQAKGVVANVSKEDDVSRMIDTAVESFGSLDVLVNNAGIMDGMMSAEAVTDEMWTRVMDINVTGPLRAIRKALPIMKAQGKGVIINTASVGGLFGSRAGAAYTASKHAVIGLTKNVGFQYGKLGIRCNAIAPGAVATNIGIGGSQPDPFGLEQAMAGMALQRTDVGDPAAIASVALFLASEDSAFVNGTVVTADGGWSAY
- the mnmH gene encoding tRNA 2-selenouridine(34) synthase MnmH, with protein sequence MFTDIPWTELSEKRHDKPVTLIDVRSPGEFSNATIPGSVNIPLFDDAERAEVGTIYTQVGTDAAKERGLELVSAKLPAFIKQFSAIPGDKVVFCWRGGMRSKTTATVLSLMGIYSQRLAGGYRAYRRWVTEQLETLAFSPTPIVLQGSTGSGKTQILMRLKQEGRPVIDLEGMAGHRGSIFGGIGLRPNNQKTFDSLLLDALLEYRDEQFVLFEAESKRIGKIVVPDVLYSSRSRGYQITLELPVEVRAAQILRDYEPWKHEQDCIDAFSRIRERIHTPVAAEIDGCLRTGRYAPAVELLLAHYYDPLYAHSSASALEPGVRNLTVQAVSADDAYLKTKLAIESIADHSSGN
- the selD gene encoding selenide, water dikinase SelD, giving the protein MSANEKIKLTSLSSKGGCGCKIGPGDLSEVIRSLPAAPLDPNLLVGIDTSDDAGVYKLNDELAIVQTVDFFTPIVDDPYAFGQIAAANAISDIYAMGGNPLTALNIVAFPINTLDKQILAEILRGAGDKVREAGATLVGGHSIDDKEPKFGLAVTGIIHPDRVKTNAGAKPGNKLMLTKPIGVGILTTSIKNDRLSESEIARVTQVMATLNKTAAETMAAYTVDACTDVTGFGLLGHALEMAKGSGVGIRIRQADVPVLPRARELAESGLVPGGTKKNFEHVSPHVTFPEAMDQTDRFVLCDAVTSGGLLIAVAGDQADALLEAMVAAGVEASIVGEAVAEHPGHIMVV
- the rnz gene encoding ribonuclease Z produces the protein MKLLFLGTSAGRPTARRNVSSIALVFPEDQNRFWLFDAGEGTQHQLLKSKLKLGKLNRIFITHMHGDHLYGLPGILSSRTYYEGADKLELYGPPGLRAYVESVLLYSEAHLNYELGIHEIDGDGEAFDDGRFRIEAGELTHRVRSFGYRIEEHPRSGQLDLAYLTSRGVPPGPLYGKLKRGEDIVLQDGSVIRASMAVGPCVNGRIVTILGDTVKCERAATLAQHADVLVHEATFGIGLEEKAALYGHSTFLQAAETAAQAGAKRLIVSHISARYADEDVEALIGQAGAIFPNIEAAYDFKEVCI
- a CDS encoding MarR family winged helix-turn-helix transcriptional regulator, coding for MRPYTVGKLMSFINRIAQRELAEKLKPHGIGSGGQHSYLKAILTTPGMNQDKLTSVVKFDKATTTRCIRQLEEAGYVSRKVDEDDRRSYRLYPTELANAFEPTLQAILDDYNRLLTAHLTAGEIDTLHALLHKMYAGLDESVAGSCESAQNPT
- a CDS encoding DUF1796 family putative cysteine peptidase, encoding MRLAEIKGEYDGIFSLGWLCLTAIQLERNGLRPFAGPLDWVASYTLPDISRFLRNRCESFMDREHLKFENTFGGTHHLIRESFYNVISNHDFFAHQNDPYNLEMYAYVKSKYDHLRARFLERAVNGKRLLFVRCGGTFEEVKELRDTLDDFVAHNYNLLHVSETGTASLIETDWPLERVCSVELPGDREAVWNGNDGYWSHMLSGIRYREPV
- a CDS encoding ArnT family glycosyltransferase, translating into MYGARLFLTIGSLFMAVVFVSSFVFTVDAYGSFGQTLASTVCCALVALLIAHVLNRRPGSKTFLVLFIVIGMGLRIGWIFLNDAPPRSDFLFMYNAAQEAAAGSFGFADSAYFTSFPYQFGFTMYEAAIIRLFGDSLLALKVIGAIFNMGTAVILYFTGARLFNETCGRIASCFYAFYLPNILMCSVLTNQHLSVFLFFLGCSLMLKRRGSLLSWLWAGLAIGLGQLIRPIGVVYLSGIVLFALLEVWKKLREGRRRKAWRQAGMLLAMIGIYAVIQWAASTSLQNAGVTQQALSDGDKYWKFMVGLNAKTNGGWNIEDAQYANSFAFGEERHEAELLRIKERLENKTEVLFLMGRKLALMWGSGDSSAYWSLDGTGRYQLERSLSMAERPQYVVFCGFALFALLALWRAGMYRGPLLYILLLLIYAGAHLAIEIQTRYRLDLMPAFMLLASYGVWQTYNSIRRAASSLDETTKDAAGGIGI